The following coding sequences lie in one Bifidobacterium sp. ESL0690 genomic window:
- a CDS encoding aspartate aminotransferase family protein, translating to MDNNQQLLAQESKVLSPAVRIQYFDIVIQKAKGALLTDADGRDYIDLLASASATNTGHCHPHVVEAIQKQAANLIQYTPAYFASGPEIELAQRLAKLAPMSGPVKVAWGNSGSDANDAIIKYSRAYTGRQYIVSYTGAYHGSTYGSMSISSVSLNMSRKMAPMLPGVVKVPYPDLHKRLPNESEDEFIERMIAAFKLPFETYLPAEEVAAIVIEPIQGDGGIIKAPQKYMDFLWKFAHEHGIVIAIDEVNQGMGRTGKWWSIQNFGLEPDLMTIGKSIASGLPLSAIIGRAEIMDSLGSPAVTYTTAGNPVTTAAANATLDVMEQEHLVERSAKLGPEVKAYFEKKREQYDFIGDIRFYGLDGGIDIINPETGEGDQEATTKLIYRLYQLGVIIISLCGYILRFQPPLVITEDQLQQAFKAFDQALAELAEGKLSLPEDAGKIGW from the coding sequence TTGGATAACAATCAACAATTATTGGCCCAGGAGAGCAAGGTCCTGTCTCCTGCGGTGCGTATCCAATATTTCGATATCGTCATCCAAAAGGCCAAAGGTGCCCTGCTGACCGATGCCGATGGACGTGACTATATCGACCTGCTGGCCAGTGCGTCCGCGACGAATACCGGCCATTGCCACCCCCACGTCGTGGAGGCGATCCAAAAGCAGGCAGCAAACCTGATCCAGTACACGCCGGCCTATTTCGCCAGCGGCCCTGAGATCGAATTGGCTCAGCGCCTGGCTAAGCTGGCACCGATGAGCGGGCCTGTCAAGGTCGCCTGGGGCAATTCCGGCTCGGACGCCAACGACGCGATCATCAAGTATTCCCGCGCCTATACCGGCCGTCAGTACATCGTCAGCTACACGGGTGCCTATCATGGCTCCACCTACGGCTCGATGTCCATTTCGTCGGTCAGCCTCAATATGAGCCGCAAGATGGCTCCGATGCTCCCGGGTGTGGTGAAGGTGCCGTATCCCGATTTGCATAAGCGGCTGCCCAACGAGAGCGAGGACGAGTTCATCGAGCGGATGATCGCCGCCTTCAAGCTGCCCTTCGAGACCTATCTGCCGGCCGAGGAGGTCGCCGCAATCGTCATCGAGCCGATTCAGGGCGATGGCGGCATCATCAAGGCGCCGCAAAAGTATATGGACTTCCTCTGGAAGTTCGCGCACGAGCACGGCATCGTCATCGCGATCGATGAGGTCAACCAGGGCATGGGGCGTACCGGCAAATGGTGGTCGATTCAGAACTTCGGCCTCGAGCCCGACCTGATGACCATCGGCAAGTCCATCGCCTCCGGTCTGCCGCTGAGTGCGATTATCGGGCGCGCGGAGATCATGGACTCCTTGGGTTCCCCGGCCGTCACCTACACGACCGCCGGCAACCCGGTCACCACGGCTGCGGCGAACGCCACGCTGGACGTCATGGAGCAGGAGCATCTCGTCGAGCGTTCCGCGAAGCTGGGCCCTGAAGTCAAGGCCTACTTCGAGAAGAAGCGTGAACAATACGATTTCATCGGCGACATCCGTTTCTACGGTCTCGACGGCGGCATCGACATCATCAACCCGGAAACCGGGGAGGGCGACCAGGAGGCTACGACCAAGCTGATCTATCGCCTCTACCAATTGGGCGTCATCATCATCAGCCTTTGTGGCTACATCCTGCGCTTCCAGCCGCCGCTGGTCATCACCGAAGACCAGCTGCAGCAGGCCTTCAAGGCCTTCGACCAGGCGCTGGCCGAACTGGCGGAGGGTAAGCTGAGTCTGCCCGAAGACGCCGGGAAGATCGGCTGGTAA
- a CDS encoding amino acid permease has protein sequence MASIKERIFRKEDPSVYEQKDAHLKRTLRVRDFLALGLGTVLSTAIFTLPGTVAAQHAGPAVVLSFIAAGVVAGLVAFAYAEMASAMPFAGSAYSWINVIFGEFFGWIAGWALLAEYFIAVAFVGSGLSANFRGLIEPLGLKLPKMLANPFGTDGGIIDLVSVVAILAVALLISRGASQTSRVENVLVVLKVIVILLFIVVGCTAIKPENYVPFIPKYHLNPDGSAFGGWQGIYAGVSMIFLAYIGFDSIAANSAEAKDPAKTMPKGIMGSLLIGVVLFAAVSLVLVGMFHYPLYANNAEPVGWALRKSGHVIIATIVQAVACLGMFAALIGMMMAGSRLLYSFGRDGLLPKWLGKINENHLPNNALLALTVFAVIIGSIFPFAFLSQLISAGTLIAFMFVSLGIYGLRKREGKDIAEPGFKMPFYPVMPALAFIGSLVVFIGLSNDAKIYALGWFIFGLILYFCYGMRHSALNNKK, from the coding sequence ATGGCGAGTATTAAGGAACGTATTTTCCGAAAAGAGGACCCCAGCGTCTATGAGCAGAAGGACGCTCATCTCAAGCGTACCCTGCGCGTACGGGACTTCCTGGCCCTGGGCTTGGGAACCGTCCTGTCCACGGCTATCTTCACCCTGCCCGGAACGGTAGCGGCCCAGCACGCAGGCCCGGCGGTGGTGCTTTCCTTCATCGCCGCTGGCGTCGTCGCTGGTCTGGTGGCCTTCGCCTATGCTGAAATGGCTTCGGCGATGCCGTTCGCAGGTTCGGCGTATTCATGGATCAACGTCATTTTCGGTGAGTTCTTCGGTTGGATCGCCGGCTGGGCCCTGCTGGCGGAATATTTCATCGCCGTGGCCTTCGTCGGTTCGGGCCTGTCTGCCAATTTCCGCGGTTTGATTGAGCCTTTGGGCTTGAAGCTGCCGAAGATGTTGGCCAATCCCTTCGGCACCGATGGCGGAATCATCGACCTGGTTTCCGTGGTCGCGATTCTCGCCGTGGCGCTCCTGATTTCCCGAGGAGCCAGCCAAACCAGCCGTGTCGAGAACGTTCTGGTGGTGTTGAAGGTCATCGTCATCCTGCTGTTCATCGTGGTTGGTTGCACGGCGATCAAACCGGAAAATTACGTACCGTTTATTCCCAAGTACCATCTCAATCCTGACGGGTCGGCCTTCGGCGGCTGGCAGGGTATCTATGCCGGTGTCTCGATGATTTTCCTGGCGTATATCGGCTTCGATTCCATCGCCGCCAATTCCGCCGAGGCCAAGGACCCCGCCAAGACGATGCCTAAGGGAATCATGGGTTCCTTGCTGATTGGCGTCGTGTTGTTCGCGGCCGTCTCGCTGGTCCTGGTCGGTATGTTCCACTATCCGCTCTATGCCAACAACGCCGAACCGGTGGGTTGGGCCTTGCGCAAGAGCGGCCACGTGATTATCGCCACCATCGTGCAGGCGGTGGCTTGCTTGGGCATGTTCGCAGCGTTGATCGGCATGATGATGGCCGGTTCCCGTCTGCTTTATTCCTTCGGTCGTGATGGTCTGCTCCCGAAGTGGCTGGGCAAGATCAACGAGAACCACCTGCCGAACAACGCTTTGCTCGCGCTGACGGTCTTCGCCGTGATCATCGGTTCCATCTTCCCGTTCGCGTTCTTAAGCCAGCTGATTTCGGCTGGAACCCTGATCGCCTTCATGTTCGTCTCGCTGGGTATCTATGGCCTGCGCAAGCGCGAAGGCAAGGATATCGCCGAGCCCGGCTTCAAGATGCCGTTCTATCCGGTGATGCCCGCCTTGGCTTTCATCGGCTCGTTGGTCGTGTTTATCGGGCTGAGCAACGACGCGAAGATTTATGCGTTGGGCTGGTTCATTTTCGGCCTGATTCTGTATTTCTGCTACGGAATGCGACATTCCGCTTTGAACAACAAGAAGTAA
- the nrdF gene encoding class 1b ribonucleoside-diphosphate reductase subunit beta, which translates to MMADSLTPPQWSTAFAKGADPKSLRIRPVNWNNIQDDKDLEVWNRLIANFWLPEKVPLSNDIPSWRSMTEHERQTTVRVFTGLTTLDTEQATVGELVQIPDALTEHEQAIYTNIAFMQSVHARSYSSIFSTLCSSEQIDEAYRWAVGNDLVQERVRIVMEQYQSDDPLKRKVAAVMLSSLLLYAGFYLPLYFSSRAKLMNTADMIRLILRDKAIHGYYSGYKYQRHLEHRTAADQEMLKKYTDDLLNQLYDLEVKYSDQVYEGFDFIDDVQAFVRYNANKTLMNLGYEAKFSAAETKVSPEIIAALSPSADENHDFFSGSGSSYVIGNAEATDDEDWDF; encoded by the coding sequence ATGATGGCCGATTCGCTGACACCCCCGCAGTGGTCGACGGCCTTCGCAAAGGGCGCGGATCCCAAGTCCCTGCGCATCCGCCCCGTCAACTGGAACAACATCCAGGACGACAAAGACCTCGAGGTATGGAACCGCCTCATCGCCAACTTCTGGCTGCCTGAGAAGGTGCCGCTGTCGAACGACATTCCTTCCTGGCGTTCGATGACCGAGCACGAGCGTCAGACCACCGTGCGCGTCTTCACCGGCCTCACCACGCTCGACACCGAGCAGGCCACCGTCGGCGAGCTCGTTCAGATCCCCGACGCGCTCACGGAACACGAGCAGGCCATCTACACCAACATCGCCTTCATGCAGTCGGTGCACGCCCGCTCCTATTCCTCCATCTTCTCCACCCTCTGCTCCTCCGAGCAGATCGACGAAGCCTACCGCTGGGCCGTGGGAAACGACCTGGTGCAGGAGCGCGTGCGCATCGTCATGGAGCAGTACCAGTCCGATGACCCGCTGAAGCGCAAGGTCGCGGCCGTGATGCTTTCCAGCCTCCTGCTCTACGCGGGCTTCTACCTGCCGCTCTACTTCTCCAGCCGTGCGAAGCTGATGAACACCGCCGACATGATCCGCCTCATCCTTCGCGACAAGGCTATCCACGGCTACTACTCCGGCTACAAGTACCAGCGCCACCTCGAGCATCGCACCGCCGCCGACCAGGAAATGCTCAAGAAGTACACCGACGATTTGCTGAACCAGCTTTACGACCTGGAAGTCAAGTACTCTGATCAGGTCTACGAAGGCTTCGATTTCATCGACGACGTGCAGGCGTTCGTGCGCTATAACGCCAACAAGACGCTGATGAACCTCGGCTACGAGGCCAAGTTCTCCGCCGCCGAGACCAAGGTGAGCCCCGAGATCATCGCCGCGCTCTCGCCTTCCGCCGACGAGAACCACGACTTCTTCTCCGGCTCAGGCTCCTCCTATGTGATCGGCAACGCCGAGGCCACCGACGACGAGGATTGGGACTTCTGA
- a CDS encoding BspA family leucine-rich repeat surface protein gives MRTPLKAAIAILAAAAMLSIPSLSNADDIQRSHPENTQSQILTTPSTPDTKPENPAQPQTPTTSATPSDGSTSSTSSAPKPATPQSQATHSPARATPQLPSTQDLCDTTVRSLGPNVTGQLTDIAGGCQLNISAGNGGGTLDSRLFRAFPGLDTTVTKIAFVGPNTTMLPINCSNLFSQLPILESLDFSDFADTSGVTDMSSMFYHCTKLTNLGLGSKFDTSNVTNMDYMFRELLVLPNLDLGSKFDTSNVGINRFNSMSGMFYDCEKLKGLDLGSKFNTQRVMQMDIMFKDCYELKSLNLGNKFDTRWCTSMAEMFSNCRKLESLNLGNTFYTTSVSQMFNMFRNCSSLTSLDLGDHFNTSNAQAVYGMFDGCKSLTNLNLGDNFDTSSVDDYFGTWAMFKDCSSLTSLDLGDKFEIGQLGTYNLFNVPNHYGTAEMFSGDTNLTNLNLGDHFDTSHVPNMAMMFKDCSSLTNLSLGSKFNTSSALSMEEMFAGDTNLTNLDLSGFDTSMVNGDSPVKTQLPLDNFDEDYEATSPIITYDIEGMFAGDTKLTNLDLSGFDTNHVPGMANMFKDCSSLTNLDLGVKFNTGAVTDMSDMLSGCDKLKQFEIGKDTKLASTVDLPAANWVQLEVPGTDSAHVNKAGVIHYTQVSLETRTNSPDTARVGTYVRIANPNKLTLEPATTLPHGTSVINNTPIIQYSEVAKGTDVPVRDYNGAELADPIASLVALDGTSTIPDNPFTISGCPEAGCTFKSWAKKSNGTGTTYQPGDQIDLSHGDITLYATWKVNKPKPSKPSTSPSATQNHNSATTATTPGRGVATEIAPAIPSSASPVTFSAASPVAAPIVGALAAANPGAAANQAGRDTNSTPSQRPATPKKINPKCQAIAWRTGDIHPAAYRCNSDEQTTSFAPDATRQAPLWIFLLLLLITLFAFYALSRRDEFDIVRHRAMQAEE, from the coding sequence ATGCGTACACCATTGAAGGCAGCCATCGCGATTTTGGCCGCCGCAGCTATGTTGTCCATTCCGTCACTCTCCAACGCTGATGACATTCAGCGCTCACACCCAGAAAACACTCAAAGCCAGATACTTACCACGCCATCAACGCCGGACACAAAGCCGGAAAACCCGGCCCAGCCTCAAACGCCGACCACATCCGCCACCCCGAGTGACGGCAGCACGTCCTCCACGTCTTCTGCGCCAAAGCCGGCCACGCCCCAATCGCAGGCGACCCACTCCCCCGCGCGGGCAACACCGCAGCTGCCCTCCACACAAGACCTCTGCGACACCACCGTCAGAAGCCTAGGACCCAACGTCACCGGGCAACTGACCGACATCGCCGGCGGCTGCCAGCTCAACATCAGTGCAGGCAACGGCGGCGGCACCCTAGACAGCAGGCTGTTCCGTGCTTTCCCGGGTCTAGACACCACCGTCACCAAAATCGCCTTCGTTGGCCCCAACACCACGATGCTTCCCATAAACTGCAGCAATCTGTTTTCCCAACTACCCATCCTGGAAAGCCTCGACTTCAGCGATTTTGCCGATACCAGCGGCGTCACCGACATGAGCAGCATGTTCTACCACTGCACCAAGCTGACAAACCTCGGCCTCGGCAGCAAATTCGACACCAGCAACGTCACCAACATGGATTACATGTTCAGAGAATTACTGGTGCTGCCAAACCTCGACCTCGGCAGCAAATTCGACACCAGCAACGTCGGCATCAATAGATTCAACAGCATGTCCGGCATGTTTTACGACTGCGAAAAGTTGAAAGGCCTCGACCTAGGTAGCAAATTCAACACCCAACGGGTTATGCAGATGGACATCATGTTCAAAGACTGCTATGAGCTGAAAAGCCTCAATCTCGGCAATAAATTCGACACCCGTTGGTGCACCAGCATGGCAGAAATGTTCTCCAACTGCCGCAAGCTGGAAAGCCTGAATCTCGGCAACACGTTCTATACCACCTCGGTCTCGCAGATGTTCAACATGTTCCGCAACTGCTCCAGCCTCACCAGCCTCGACCTCGGCGACCATTTCAACACCAGTAACGCCCAAGCCGTGTACGGGATGTTCGACGGCTGCAAGAGCCTGACCAACCTGAATCTTGGCGACAATTTCGACACTTCGAGCGTAGACGATTATTTTGGCACCTGGGCGATGTTCAAAGACTGCTCCAGCCTGACCAGCCTCGATCTCGGCGACAAATTCGAGATCGGCCAACTCGGCACCTACAACTTGTTCAACGTGCCCAATCATTACGGCACAGCCGAGATGTTCTCCGGAGACACCAACCTGACCAACCTGAACCTCGGCGACCATTTCGACACCAGCCACGTCCCCAACATGGCGATGATGTTCAAAGACTGCTCCAGCCTCACCAATCTGAGCCTGGGTAGCAAGTTCAACACCAGCAGCGCTCTGAGCATGGAGGAAATGTTCGCCGGGGACACCAACCTGACCAACCTCGACCTCAGCGGCTTCGACACCAGCATGGTCAACGGGGATAGTCCCGTTAAGACCCAGCTTCCGCTCGATAACTTTGATGAAGATTATGAGGCAACAAGCCCCATCATTACTTACGACATCGAGGGCATGTTCGCCGGAGACACCAAGCTGACCAACCTCGACCTCAGCGGCTTCGACACCAACCACGTCCCCGGCATGGCAAACATGTTCAAAGACTGCTCCAGCCTCACCAATCTGGACCTTGGCGTCAAGTTCAACACCGGCGCGGTCACCGATATGAGCGACATGTTAAGCGGCTGCGACAAGTTGAAGCAATTTGAAATCGGAAAAGACACAAAGCTCGCGTCCACCGTCGACCTGCCGGCCGCAAATTGGGTGCAGCTCGAGGTGCCCGGCACGGACTCGGCCCACGTCAACAAGGCTGGCGTCATCCATTACACGCAGGTCAGCTTGGAAACCCGGACGAACAGCCCGGACACGGCGAGGGTGGGCACCTACGTGCGTATCGCCAACCCCAACAAGCTCACACTCGAGCCGGCCACCACGCTGCCCCACGGCACCAGCGTCATCAACAATACGCCCATCATCCAGTACTCCGAAGTGGCCAAGGGCACCGATGTACCCGTCCGCGACTACAACGGCGCCGAGCTTGCAGATCCCATTGCCAGCCTTGTCGCCCTCGATGGAACCAGCACGATTCCCGACAACCCGTTTACCATCAGCGGCTGCCCCGAAGCCGGCTGCACGTTCAAAAGCTGGGCCAAGAAGTCCAATGGCACCGGCACCACGTATCAGCCCGGAGATCAGATTGACCTGTCTCACGGCGATATCACGCTCTACGCGACCTGGAAAGTCAACAAGCCCAAGCCTTCGAAGCCATCTACGTCGCCATCCGCCACGCAGAATCACAACAGCGCAACGACAGCAACCACACCGGGCCGCGGCGTTGCCACCGAAATCGCGCCTGCGATTCCGAGTTCCGCATCTCCGGTCACCTTCTCAGCCGCTTCACCGGTGGCAGCACCCATCGTCGGTGCCCTCGCCGCCGCGAATCCCGGAGCCGCCGCGAACCAAGCTGGTCGAGATACCAACAGCACTCCGTCCCAGCGCCCTGCAACCCCTAAGAAGATCAACCCGAAGTGCCAGGCGATAGCGTGGCGCACCGGCGACATCCACCCTGCGGCTTACCGGTGCAACTCCGACGAACAGACCACATCCTTCGCCCCGGACGCGACGCGGCAGGCTCCGCTCTGGATCTTCCTGCTGCTCCTGTTGATAACTTTGTTCGCGTTCTATGCCCTCAGCCGCCGCGATGAATTCGACATCGTCCGTCACCGTGCCATGCAAGCCGAAGAATAG
- a CDS encoding 2,3-butanediol dehydrogenase — protein MKAVRIYGQDDVRVEDVAIADPKPDQVQIKVKFCGICGSDLHAYSEGWGLPTQPHPLTGKTVPITLGHEFSGEVVKVGSAVTDLKVGDGIAVEPLLACGKCANCRAGNYNFCDNVVAEDGAGNFLGFSEDGGMAEYANIDDVFAHKLPEGMDYDLGALCEPVSVSYEGIKKVGLREGQTVAVMGAGPIGLTTALLARIAGANRVYISDVSEVRLAKARELGFTDVLNPAKQDVNAVIRADYPNGVDVTFECAGVQATFDTALKVTRRTGKIQIVALFGKPVSVNFTDDVIMQGIDIYSTLCYQNSFDTVLGIINAHQDQFKPVITKKVGLDDAIEGIKGLATDKSQVKVMISPEL, from the coding sequence ATGAAAGCTGTTCGCATTTACGGTCAAGATGATGTGCGCGTCGAAGATGTCGCCATTGCCGATCCCAAGCCGGATCAGGTGCAAATCAAGGTAAAGTTCTGCGGCATCTGCGGCTCCGACCTTCACGCCTATTCGGAAGGCTGGGGTCTGCCCACGCAGCCGCATCCGCTCACCGGCAAGACCGTCCCGATCACCCTGGGCCATGAGTTCTCCGGTGAGGTCGTCAAGGTCGGCAGCGCAGTCACCGACCTCAAGGTGGGAGACGGCATCGCCGTCGAGCCGCTGCTGGCCTGCGGCAAGTGCGCCAACTGCCGCGCCGGCAACTACAACTTCTGCGACAACGTGGTGGCCGAAGACGGCGCTGGCAACTTCCTGGGCTTCTCGGAAGACGGCGGCATGGCCGAGTACGCCAACATCGACGACGTGTTCGCTCACAAGCTGCCCGAAGGCATGGATTACGACCTCGGCGCACTGTGCGAACCGGTTTCCGTCTCCTATGAAGGCATCAAGAAGGTCGGCCTGCGCGAGGGCCAGACCGTCGCGGTGATGGGCGCCGGCCCGATTGGCCTGACCACCGCGCTGCTCGCCCGCATCGCCGGCGCGAACCGCGTCTACATCTCCGACGTTTCCGAAGTGCGTCTGGCCAAGGCCCGCGAGCTCGGCTTCACCGACGTGCTCAACCCGGCCAAGCAGGACGTCAACGCGGTCATCCGCGCCGACTACCCGAACGGCGTGGATGTCACTTTCGAGTGCGCCGGCGTACAAGCCACGTTCGACACCGCGCTCAAGGTCACTCGCCGCACCGGCAAGATCCAGATCGTCGCGCTGTTCGGCAAGCCCGTCTCCGTCAACTTCACCGATGACGTGATCATGCAAGGCATCGATATCTACTCGACGCTGTGCTACCAGAACAGCTTCGACACCGTGCTCGGCATCATTAACGCCCATCAGGACCAGTTCAAGCCGGTCATCACCAAGAAGGTCGGCCTCGACGACGCTATCGAAGGCATCAAGGGCCTGGCCACCGACAAGAGCCAGGTCAAGGTGATGATCTCCCCGGAGCTCTAA
- a CDS encoding InlB B-repeat-containing protein — translation MNKHTSSLRHSPTAPGRRSLLTVAAAGLAALAMLAPTSAQAIEPRTCTPGTSSIASCFPDPNLASTVAAKVGKSTTATFTTADQNAITSLTHNVPVSSPAGILDLEGIQNLPNLKNLELAGNNLDTLAPLTGMTQLTSLNIDGNMVGDLAPLTGMTHLTFLSLRHNSVNSLAPLSGLTSLNTLIIDQNHIMDLTPLVNLPITHFSAFNEQFDIDTPLPVNATTGTLKSVKDANGHWIEPSYYLPNTGHTYNSSTGDVTWTGLTPHTTEISMMFNHDVTINGITFRYTGTTNRLKDTANWDVTFDANGGSFTISGNQFNQSRQEVLDGDKAHEPNPAPTRPGYTFEGWASDAAGNNAFDLNNTPITGNKTVYAKWKVSHYTVHFDSNGGSAVPDQTNLTYNSHATKPSEPTKPGYDFEGWETIDGNGNHADFDFSTSITGNTVLHAKWKAHQNTVHFDTGGGSTLPDQTVTSGNTIDNSKKPTKPGQHFDGWQIDDGHGHLVDFNPSTPITGNVTLHAKWSTPGANGANGNGVNNGKKGAGQLAETGSVVIPIAVAAAVLLLAGAAITVVVRTKKHKA, via the coding sequence GTGAATAAGCATACATCATCATTACGGCACTCACCAACAGCTCCAGGCAGGCGTAGCCTGCTGACCGTGGCCGCAGCAGGTCTAGCGGCCTTGGCAATGCTGGCACCAACGAGCGCACAAGCCATCGAGCCGCGCACCTGCACACCGGGCACCAGCAGCATCGCAAGCTGCTTCCCGGACCCGAACCTGGCGAGCACCGTTGCGGCGAAAGTCGGCAAGAGCACTACCGCCACCTTCACCACGGCCGATCAGAACGCCATCACCAGCCTGACCCACAACGTGCCAGTCAGTTCACCGGCAGGAATCCTGGACCTTGAGGGAATCCAGAACCTGCCCAATTTGAAAAATCTGGAGTTGGCCGGCAACAACCTCGATACGCTTGCCCCGTTGACTGGTATGACCCAGCTGACTTCGTTGAACATCGATGGGAATATGGTTGGAGATCTTGCCCCTCTTACCGGCATGACCCACTTGACATTCCTGAGCCTGCGCCACAACTCCGTAAACAGCTTGGCGCCGCTCAGCGGGCTCACGTCACTGAACACCCTCATCATCGACCAGAACCACATCATGGATCTGACCCCGCTGGTCAACCTTCCTATCACGCATTTCTCGGCCTTCAACGAGCAGTTTGACATCGACACGCCTCTGCCCGTGAACGCTACCACCGGGACTTTGAAATCGGTCAAAGACGCCAATGGCCACTGGATCGAACCGAGCTATTATCTCCCGAATACCGGTCATACCTACAACAGCTCCACCGGCGACGTCACCTGGACCGGCCTGACCCCCCACACCACGGAAATTTCCATGATGTTCAACCATGACGTCACCATCAATGGCATAACTTTCCGCTATACCGGCACTACCAACCGTCTCAAGGACACCGCGAACTGGGACGTGACGTTTGATGCCAACGGCGGCTCCTTCACCATCTCCGGTAACCAGTTCAACCAGTCGAGGCAAGAAGTCCTGGATGGCGACAAAGCCCACGAACCCAACCCGGCGCCGACCCGCCCCGGATACACGTTCGAAGGTTGGGCCTCGGATGCCGCCGGCAACAACGCTTTTGACCTGAACAACACGCCCATCACCGGCAACAAGACCGTCTACGCCAAGTGGAAGGTCAGCCACTATACGGTGCACTTCGATTCCAACGGCGGCAGCGCAGTGCCGGACCAGACGAATCTGACCTACAACAGCCACGCTACGAAGCCTAGCGAGCCGACCAAGCCTGGTTACGATTTCGAAGGCTGGGAGACGATTGACGGCAACGGCAACCACGCTGACTTCGACTTCAGCACCTCGATCACCGGCAACACCGTCCTGCACGCCAAGTGGAAGGCACACCAGAACACCGTGCACTTCGACACCGGCGGCGGCAGCACTCTGCCGGATCAGACCGTGACTTCGGGCAACACCATCGACAACAGCAAGAAGCCCACCAAGCCCGGTCAGCACTTCGACGGCTGGCAAATCGATGACGGCCATGGCCATCTCGTCGATTTCAACCCCTCCACCCCGATCACCGGCAACGTCACCCTGCACGCCAAGTGGAGCACTCCGGGTGCCAACGGCGCCAACGGTAATGGCGTCAACAACGGCAAGAAGGGCGCGGGACAGCTGGCCGAAACCGGCAGCGTCGTAATCCCCATCGCCGTTGCAGCGGCGGTCCTCCTGCTTGCAGGTGCCGCAATCACCGTCGTGGTTCGCACCAAGAAGCACAAGGCATAA